One window of Desulfobacca acetoxidans DSM 11109 genomic DNA carries:
- a CDS encoding IS3 family transposase (programmed frameshift), producing MAAPNPCQPVLVPNPEVLEKPIRRRFTAEYKLRILQEVDALSESGQLGALLRREGLYSSNLTTWRRQRDNGTIEALSPKKRGRKSRRQDPLIQENEQLRRQNERLARRLKKAEAIIDFQKKNLGDPGDPPEPARIRRERFMTAAQSAPELGVSTACQALGLSRATFYRHLTPQRPQAQISSPLPHHRALDQGERQAVLDLLHQERFVDKAPREVYATLLDEGEYLCSPSTMYRLLNQEGEVKERRNQLRHPPYQKPELLATGPNQVWSWDITKLLGPVKWTYFYLYVILDIFSRYAVGWMVAHRESAALAERLIRETCDKQGIVPGQLTIHADRGSSMKSKPVALLLADLGVTKTHSRPHVSNDNPFSESQFKTLKYRPDFPKRFGSLEDSRLFCQTFFEWYNTEHRHSSISLLTPETVHYGLADGVRAARQKVLQAAYVMHPERFVRKPPVALPLPEAVWINPPIKSKEGSLTEIH from the exons CTGGCCGCTCCCAACCCTTGCCAGCCTGTGCTCGTTCCCAATCCTGAGGTGTTAGAAAAACCCATACGGCGTCGGTTCACGGCAGAATATAAGCTGCGCATTCTGCAAGAAGTTGACGCCTTAAGCGAGTCCGGCCAGCTAGGCGCCCTCTTGCGTCGGGAGGGGCTCTATTCCTCCAACCTCACTACCTGGCGCCGTCAGAGAGATAACGGCACCATCGAGGCGCTTAGTCCAAAAAAACGGGGCCGCAAATCTCGCCGGCAAGACCCGTTGATCCAGGAAAACGAGCAATTGCGCCGCCAAAATGAGCGCTTGGCTCGCCGCCTGAAAAAAGCCGAGGCGATCATCGATTTCCAAAAAAAAA ATCTCGGAGATCCTGGGGATCCCCCTGAGCCAGCCCGAATCAGAAGAGAACGATTCATGACGGCCGCCCAGTCTGCTCCGGAATTGGGGGTTTCAACTGCCTGCCAGGCTTTGGGACTGAGTCGTGCCACGTTTTATCGCCATCTTACTCCTCAAAGGCCCCAGGCTCAGATATCTTCCCCATTGCCGCATCACCGAGCCTTAGACCAGGGTGAACGTCAGGCGGTGCTCGATCTTCTCCATCAGGAACGATTCGTGGATAAAGCACCTCGGGAGGTCTATGCCACTCTCCTCGATGAAGGGGAATACCTGTGTTCGCCCAGTACCATGTATCGCCTTCTGAACCAGGAAGGCGAAGTGAAGGAACGACGCAATCAGCTGCGCCACCCGCCTTACCAGAAGCCCGAACTATTAGCTACCGGCCCCAACCAGGTGTGGTCTTGGGACATCACCAAGCTTTTAGGGCCGGTGAAATGGACCTATTTTTACCTGTATGTCATCCTGGATATCTTTAGCCGTTATGCCGTCGGCTGGATGGTGGCGCACCGGGAAAGCGCTGCTCTGGCCGAACGGCTGATCCGTGAGACCTGTGACAAACAGGGCATCGTGCCTGGACAACTTACGATCCATGCGGATCGGGGCTCCTCCATGAAGTCCAAGCCAGTGGCCTTATTACTGGCAGATTTAGGAGTTACCAAGACGCATAGCCGCCCGCATGTTTCCAACGACAACCCATTTTCAGAAAGCCAGTTTAAGACCCTGAAATACCGACCGGATTTTCCCAAACGATTCGGCTCGTTGGAAGATAGCCGGCTATTTTGTCAAACCTTTTTCGAGTGGTATAACACTGAACATCGTCATAGCAGCATCTCCTTGCTGACTCCGGAGACCGTGCATTACGGCCTCGCTGACGGTGTTCGGGCCGCCCGGCAGAAAGTACTCCAAGCAGCCTATGTCATGCATCCGGAACGCTTTGTCCGCAAACCTCCAGTCGCTCTCCCCCTACCCGAGGCCGTCTGGATAAATCCCCCCATCAAGAGCAAGGAGGGAAGCCTAACAGAGATACACTAA
- a CDS encoding radical SAM protein, which translates to MRYEGPIYRPPSEADSLLIQATVGCPHNKCTFCMVYKDNVRFKVRATTEIKEDLDEAYKIYGDAIRTLFLPAGNTIAMPTAALAEICRYSRKLFPRLQRITVYGSAPYINQKGIIELKQLAEAGLSRIHVGLESGDDEILRRVKKGCNQQIQIAAGRMVRQAGLELSEYVILGLGGKERTTPHALATARAVNAIVPDYLRLRTLVPKINTPLLEEVLQGRFQMLSPHEVILETMSLLEAITITTQVVSDHYTNYVNVVGRLPEDKAAMLRTLQTARQRPEADFRPFFIGTQ; encoded by the coding sequence ATGCGTTACGAAGGCCCTATTTACCGTCCCCCCAGCGAAGCCGACAGCCTCCTGATCCAGGCTACGGTCGGTTGCCCTCACAATAAGTGCACCTTCTGCATGGTTTATAAAGATAATGTACGCTTTAAGGTGAGAGCCACGACAGAGATCAAAGAAGATCTGGACGAGGCTTATAAAATCTACGGCGACGCCATCCGGACACTGTTTCTCCCGGCCGGCAACACGATTGCCATGCCCACCGCCGCCCTGGCAGAGATCTGCCGTTATAGCAGGAAATTATTTCCGCGCTTGCAGCGCATCACGGTCTATGGTTCGGCTCCCTACATCAATCAAAAAGGGATAATCGAACTCAAACAACTGGCAGAGGCCGGTCTGAGCCGGATTCATGTCGGTCTGGAGAGCGGTGATGATGAGATCTTGAGGCGCGTCAAGAAAGGCTGCAACCAACAGATACAGATCGCCGCCGGTCGGATGGTACGACAGGCCGGTTTGGAACTGAGCGAATACGTCATTTTGGGTCTGGGCGGCAAAGAGCGAACCACGCCGCACGCTTTAGCCACAGCTAGAGCAGTTAATGCCATTGTTCCCGATTATCTGCGCCTGCGTACCCTGGTGCCCAAAATTAACACTCCGTTGCTGGAGGAGGTCTTGCAGGGACGGTTTCAGATGCTCTCACCTCATGAGGTTATTCTGGAAACAATGTCTCTACTGGAGGCGATCACGATAACCACCCAGGTTGTCAGCGACCATTACACCAACTATGTCAATGTGGTTGGCCGTCTGCCAGAGGATAAAGCAGCTATGTTGCGAACCCTCCAGACTGCGCGGCAGCGTCCGGAGGCCGATTTCCGCCCCTTCTTTATTGGAACGCAATAG
- the ispF gene encoding 2-C-methyl-D-erythritol 2,4-cyclodiphosphate synthase produces the protein MTTIRVGNGYDAHRLVSGRPLILGGVEIPYALGLAGHSDADVLTHAIGDALLGAVGAGDLGRHFPDNDPAWKGISSLILLARILTVVHARGYRVGNVDAVIIAQAPKLSPYVPEMISRLAPVLQVQPAAVNIKATTTEGMGFTGRGEGIAATAVVLVEKIS, from the coding sequence ATGACGACGATACGGGTTGGAAACGGCTACGACGCCCATCGTCTGGTGAGCGGCCGCCCCCTGATTCTGGGCGGAGTGGAAATCCCTTATGCTTTGGGGCTGGCCGGGCATTCCGACGCCGATGTCCTCACCCATGCTATTGGCGACGCCTTGCTGGGAGCAGTGGGGGCCGGAGATTTGGGCCGCCATTTTCCGGACAACGACCCGGCCTGGAAGGGCATCTCCAGCCTGATCCTGTTAGCCCGTATCCTGACGGTGGTCCACGCCCGGGGCTACCGCGTCGGCAATGTGGATGCCGTTATTATCGCCCAGGCCCCCAAACTCTCTCCCTACGTCCCCGAAATGATCTCCCGCCTAGCCCCGGTTTTGCAAGTTCAACCAGCAGCGGTAAACATCAAAGCCACCACCACCGAGGGCATGGGTTTTACCGGCCGGGGCGAGGGCATCGCCGCGACCGCGGTGGTGCTAGTGGAAAAAATCTCCTGA
- a CDS encoding polysaccharide deacetylase family protein, which translates to MRLALKIDVDTLVGFKEGVPALLALLAQKGIKTSFFVAMGPDHSGRAIRRLFTHKGFLQKMLRTGAPRLYGFKTMCYGTILPGPPIAASAPELLHKITAAGHELGLHGYDHVRWQDSLSRLSTPAVLKEIIQAQKVFVEIMGYPAVSFAAPGWQCTAAALDVLVQEKFYYCSNTRGYGPYLPCTPDRTWPLLEIPTTLPTMDELLGLNGRTGADFNREILASLKSGQTQVLTIHAEVEGRLYAAEFSSLLDQIQDKGVKFIRLLDYAQELWRYPELLEKAEVAPGRLPGRAGTVSCQHSKRGTV; encoded by the coding sequence ATGCGCCTGGCTCTGAAAATCGACGTTGACACCCTGGTGGGATTTAAAGAGGGTGTTCCGGCCCTGTTGGCTTTATTGGCCCAGAAGGGCATAAAAACCAGTTTCTTTGTGGCCATGGGGCCGGATCATTCCGGTCGGGCCATCCGCCGCCTCTTTACCCACAAGGGATTCCTGCAGAAAATGCTGCGGACCGGCGCGCCGCGGTTGTACGGTTTCAAGACCATGTGTTATGGGACAATTCTTCCCGGTCCCCCTATTGCTGCTTCCGCTCCCGAACTGCTGCACAAGATTACTGCGGCCGGGCATGAATTGGGGCTTCATGGCTACGACCACGTCCGTTGGCAGGATTCCTTAAGCCGACTTTCCACCCCGGCGGTGCTTAAGGAAATAATCCAGGCCCAGAAAGTTTTTGTAGAGATCATGGGCTATCCTGCAGTCTCCTTCGCGGCGCCGGGTTGGCAATGCACCGCAGCCGCTTTGGACGTCCTGGTACAGGAAAAATTTTATTATTGCAGCAACACCCGAGGGTATGGTCCTTACCTTCCCTGCACGCCCGACCGAACCTGGCCGTTGTTAGAGATTCCCACGACGCTTCCAACCATGGATGAACTGTTGGGACTAAATGGACGCACCGGGGCTGATTTTAACCGGGAGATTCTGGCCAGCCTCAAATCCGGACAGACCCAAGTATTGACGATTCATGCCGAAGTTGAGGGTCGACTGTATGCAGCAGAGTTTTCCTCCCTGCTTGATCAGATTCAGGACAAAGGGGTAAAATTCATCCGTCTGCTTGATTACGCCCAGGAGCTTTGGCGATACCCGGAGCTTTTGGAAAAGGCGGAAGTTGCACCGGGAAGGTTGCCAGGACGGGCTGGAACTGTTAGTTGCCAGCACTCAAAGAGAGGCACAGTATGA
- a CDS encoding molybdopterin molybdotransferase MoeA translates to MIEFFRLKTIPEVLEITRRFMPLKVELIPLAKAYNRVLAESITALEDVPEFSRSTMDGYAVRAQDTFGASPGSPALLEVVGEVGMGEEPRVPLGPGQAQRLATGGMLPMDADAVVMLEYTQELADRTLEVYRTVAPLENVVQRGEDVPAGTTLLHTGVRLRPQDIGLLAALGVIEVKVYQKPRVAIIASGDEITSIDVPLQMGQMRDANSYALAGQVAAMGGEPQLLGIVPDRLELLIEKMAVGLAETDLVLLSGGSSVGTRDLAIAAIRSFPQAEVLVHGVAISPGKPTILARIGSQPIFGLPGHPVSAMVIMEVMVRPLLTCLAGESQVRKDWGRTIKAVLSRNLASTIGREDFIRVRLCPAGGNMWAEPVLGKSGLISTMVKADGWIRIPLNTEGLEKGEEVEVILF, encoded by the coding sequence ATGATCGAATTTTTCCGTTTGAAAACCATTCCTGAAGTTTTAGAGATTACTCGACGGTTTATGCCTCTAAAGGTTGAGCTGATACCGCTGGCCAAAGCCTATAACCGGGTCTTGGCCGAATCTATCACCGCCCTGGAAGATGTACCGGAATTTTCCCGCTCCACTATGGACGGGTATGCCGTCCGCGCCCAGGATACTTTTGGAGCCAGCCCTGGCAGTCCTGCTTTATTAGAGGTAGTCGGAGAAGTTGGTATGGGTGAAGAGCCCCGCGTGCCATTGGGACCGGGTCAGGCGCAACGCCTGGCCACCGGCGGCATGCTGCCTATGGACGCCGACGCCGTGGTGATGTTGGAGTATACTCAGGAACTGGCCGACCGGACCCTGGAGGTCTATCGTACGGTGGCGCCGTTAGAAAATGTTGTGCAGCGTGGAGAAGATGTGCCAGCCGGAACCACCCTCTTGCACACCGGGGTCCGCTTGCGGCCCCAGGATATCGGTCTGTTGGCGGCTCTGGGAGTCATCGAGGTAAAAGTTTACCAAAAACCCCGAGTGGCGATTATTGCTTCCGGCGATGAGATTACCTCAATCGATGTCCCTTTGCAAATGGGTCAGATGCGGGACGCCAATTCCTATGCCCTGGCGGGACAGGTGGCCGCCATGGGGGGAGAGCCTCAACTTTTAGGGATTGTCCCCGATCGGTTGGAACTTCTCATCGAAAAAATGGCCGTCGGCCTTGCTGAGACTGATCTGGTCCTGCTCTCGGGCGGCAGCTCGGTGGGCACCCGCGACCTGGCCATCGCCGCCATCAGGTCTTTTCCACAAGCGGAGGTCTTGGTGCATGGGGTGGCCATCAGTCCTGGTAAACCCACTATTCTGGCTAGAATCGGATCACAACCGATTTTTGGCCTGCCCGGGCACCCGGTATCGGCCATGGTGATCATGGAAGTCATGGTTCGCCCTCTCTTGACCTGCCTGGCCGGGGAAAGCCAGGTTCGCAAAGACTGGGGGCGGACCATAAAGGCGGTTCTGTCCCGCAACCTGGCCTCGACGATTGGCAGAGAGGATTTTATCAGGGTGCGTCTCTGTCCGGCAGGGGGCAACATGTGGGCTGAACCGGTATTGGGCAAGTCCGGACTGATATCCACCATGGTCAAGGCCGACGGCTGGATCCGCATCCCATTGAATACCGAGGGCCTGGAAAAAGGGGAAGAGGTGGAGGTGATCCTATTTTAA
- a CDS encoding AAA domain-containing protein — translation MEQSAAGEIDPWDRELIEPFLKQFAHALHPNGEIDLDKLIANPSDRPGNPLVTNAPVLFIRRGRGRLWEQEFKSIIASLEQGYEIPPTLRPLVEEEPTVVNEETRYGWRSLGENLLFPLPYNEEQKEIVRRLAVHNGVVVQGPPGTGKSHTIVNLICHLLSHGKRVLITSQGERALRVLGEMIAEKLKEIKPLCVSVLGSDKRSADEMEQAVTQISERLASLDRDSLERKIHSLNQILGDIRERVARFKNQIKLMAEREQETFEIDDRKLTPLQVSRWLGENQDHNWLPDPLPPDCQPPLSSEEISRLFRLQGMLRREDLKALALQRPSLDSLPTPFDLQTLFDNLDEAEKELADLQEQESKWTEVLKELALKRPDPAKVPGFAELENYFHQLTELKKQIDILKSLKEELKRLNLDREKANDLMDISRKSLDILHRAESWMQMVITDAFAGEDQKNYWKRFYSDCSNKLQDILELEHRLSEHNILLPDGITLPKLIDHLQYYKTILLTSNYVKKFFHKLFLKKHQMIINQITVDGNISSDLKDIELVIEYIQCQEHLNRLVTKWNNVIGSIVGELASSEHPRLSNWFRSNLDWINLILEWAESVSNRLPAVLGSSVILTFEDCAHLDCWGELKQLAMWNMANFDLEDLEKRYTGFSNYLEEGANEVERANGTIVVCKKCGSKNSINPEYIKKTGAWSCGKCKVILEIYHQIWKHLFRSFVERDLHGWRENYEHLLYLEQKQIEFDNFKSLKHATQERLEEIKATYLNLINSMEKGISDLFSHESYRKISLALKYKEIESYKAAYAELKRLVELEPLSQEHAQLSDRLAKLTPCWVSHIAQQGGAGNPLNSPVDWQLAWTLKRAECWLIKLEQEMNPEELQKEIEVLNNQEKRLIEELVAQNTWLRQIDRIKENQRRSLTAWLHIVKNKIGKGTGKYAPYWRLQARKEMVVCQEAIPVWIMPLYRVIENLQVPQAKFDVVIVDESSQCDLFSLSALFRGQKAVIVGDHNQISPTIIGAIGSDVIQIKERFLQDIPQKALFEPRTSLYDMSRLIFPGQLMLKEHFRCVPEIIQFSNYQFYGGEITPLRMPQESERLDPSIVNVFVPEGYLAESTAKINEPEAKALVDKLVELCANPQYSGKTMGVISLLGEDQAQLIEQMIRDNLDEREIINRRIICGDAYAFQGDERHVIFLSLVAATNQRFRALTQTADKQRFNVAASRAKDQVWLFHSIDLKDIGNSECMRFQLLNYFLQPHISAPSAQEVESLFESEFEREVYRLIKSRGYAVRPQIKVGHHRIDMVVYGINNRLAVECDGDKWHGPEKWEEDRERQGILERAGWNFWRIRGSMFYRNREQALESLWTKLSEMNISPL, via the coding sequence ATGGAACAATCTGCCGCTGGGGAAATTGATCCATGGGATAGAGAACTGATAGAGCCGTTTCTGAAACAATTTGCCCACGCTCTCCATCCAAATGGGGAGATAGATTTAGATAAGTTAATCGCCAATCCCAGCGACCGGCCAGGGAATCCATTAGTTACCAATGCTCCGGTGCTTTTTATTCGCAGGGGGCGGGGACGCCTGTGGGAGCAAGAATTTAAATCTATCATTGCCTCCCTGGAGCAGGGTTACGAAATCCCTCCTACGCTCCGCCCATTAGTTGAAGAAGAACCTACCGTTGTAAATGAAGAAACCCGATATGGATGGCGTTCATTAGGCGAAAACCTGCTTTTCCCCTTGCCTTATAATGAAGAGCAAAAAGAAATTGTGCGCAGGCTGGCCGTTCATAATGGAGTTGTTGTCCAAGGTCCCCCTGGCACAGGGAAAAGCCATACCATCGTCAATCTTATCTGCCATTTGCTTTCCCACGGCAAAAGGGTGCTGATTACCAGTCAGGGTGAACGCGCCTTGCGTGTCCTGGGAGAAATGATCGCCGAGAAATTAAAAGAAATTAAGCCATTATGCGTGAGTGTATTAGGGAGTGATAAACGTTCGGCTGATGAAATGGAGCAAGCTGTCACTCAGATATCCGAAAGACTTGCTTCGCTTGATAGGGATTCGCTTGAGCGAAAAATCCATAGTTTAAACCAAATATTAGGCGACATTCGAGAAAGGGTCGCAAGATTCAAGAACCAAATTAAGCTCATGGCTGAGCGGGAGCAAGAAACTTTTGAAATCGATGATCGCAAACTTACCCCTTTGCAGGTCAGCCGATGGCTTGGCGAGAACCAAGACCATAATTGGCTTCCCGACCCGCTCCCTCCCGATTGTCAGCCACCACTCTCAAGTGAGGAAATATCCCGACTTTTCCGTTTGCAGGGAATGCTTCGTAGAGAAGATTTGAAAGCATTGGCACTGCAAAGACCATCCTTAGATTCTTTGCCCACTCCCTTTGACCTGCAAACTCTCTTCGATAACTTAGACGAGGCTGAAAAAGAATTAGCTGACTTACAGGAACAAGAATCCAAATGGACCGAGGTTTTAAAAGAGTTGGCCTTGAAACGACCTGATCCTGCGAAAGTTCCAGGGTTTGCAGAGTTGGAAAATTATTTTCATCAATTAACTGAACTTAAAAAGCAAATAGATATTTTGAAAAGCTTAAAGGAGGAATTAAAAAGATTAAATCTGGATCGAGAAAAAGCCAATGATTTAATGGATATTTCAAGGAAATCATTAGATATCTTACATCGCGCCGAATCCTGGATGCAAATGGTCATTACTGACGCATTTGCTGGCGAAGATCAGAAAAATTATTGGAAACGGTTTTACTCAGATTGCTCCAATAAACTTCAAGACATTCTCGAACTTGAACATCGATTGTCAGAACATAATATTCTATTGCCAGATGGAATTACTTTGCCAAAATTAATTGATCATTTGCAATACTATAAAACGATATTACTCACTTCCAATTATGTAAAAAAATTTTTTCATAAGTTATTCTTGAAGAAGCACCAGATGATTATTAATCAGATTACTGTTGATGGTAATATTTCAAGTGACCTTAAAGACATAGAATTGGTGATTGAATATATTCAATGTCAGGAGCATCTGAATAGACTGGTAACAAAATGGAACAATGTTATTGGATCAATTGTTGGTGAATTGGCAAGTTCAGAACATCCACGGCTTTCTAATTGGTTTAGGTCAAATTTGGATTGGATTAATCTAATTTTAGAGTGGGCGGAGAGTGTGTCGAACAGATTACCTGCTGTTTTAGGAAGTAGTGTTATTTTAACTTTTGAAGATTGTGCCCATCTAGATTGTTGGGGCGAATTAAAGCAATTAGCTATGTGGAATATGGCTAATTTTGACTTGGAAGACCTTGAAAAAAGATATACTGGTTTTTCAAATTATCTTGAAGAAGGGGCAAATGAAGTAGAGAGAGCAAATGGGACTATAGTGGTTTGTAAAAAATGTGGAAGTAAAAATAGCATAAATCCAGAATATATCAAAAAAACAGGGGCTTGGTCTTGCGGAAAATGCAAAGTAATTCTCGAAATATATCACCAAATATGGAAACACTTGTTTAGATCATTTGTTGAGAGAGATTTGCATGGATGGCGAGAAAATTATGAGCATCTATTATATCTCGAACAGAAGCAAATAGAATTTGATAATTTCAAAAGTTTGAAACATGCAACTCAAGAAAGGCTGGAAGAGATCAAGGCAACATATTTAAATTTAATCAATTCCATGGAAAAAGGAATCAGCGATTTATTTTCTCATGAAAGTTATAGGAAAATTAGTCTGGCTCTGAAATATAAGGAGATCGAATCATATAAAGCAGCTTACGCCGAACTCAAAAGACTTGTTGAGCTTGAACCTTTATCTCAGGAACATGCTCAATTATCTGACAGGTTGGCAAAGCTGACCCCATGTTGGGTTTCTCATATAGCCCAGCAAGGGGGGGCCGGGAATCCGCTTAATTCCCCCGTGGATTGGCAACTGGCGTGGACTTTGAAACGAGCTGAATGCTGGCTGATCAAATTAGAGCAGGAAATGAATCCGGAGGAGCTACAAAAAGAAATCGAAGTTTTAAATAATCAAGAAAAGCGACTAATCGAAGAATTGGTAGCTCAAAATACCTGGCTTCGGCAGATTGATCGAATTAAAGAAAATCAAAGGAGGAGCCTAACGGCTTGGTTACACATTGTTAAAAATAAGATAGGGAAAGGAACCGGCAAATACGCCCCCTACTGGCGTCTTCAGGCCAGAAAAGAGATGGTAGTTTGCCAAGAAGCAATCCCGGTTTGGATCATGCCGTTATATCGGGTCATAGAAAACTTGCAGGTCCCGCAAGCTAAATTTGATGTGGTTATTGTCGATGAAAGCAGTCAATGTGACCTGTTTTCACTCTCCGCACTTTTTCGGGGGCAAAAGGCAGTTATCGTAGGCGATCACAACCAAATCAGTCCCACGATCATAGGGGCGATTGGATCGGATGTCATTCAGATAAAAGAGCGCTTTTTACAGGATATTCCCCAAAAGGCCCTTTTTGAACCTCGCACCAGCCTTTATGATATGTCACGCCTTATATTCCCAGGTCAATTGATGCTGAAAGAGCATTTCCGGTGTGTTCCTGAAATTATTCAGTTCAGTAATTATCAATTCTACGGTGGGGAAATCACCCCGCTACGCATGCCTCAAGAATCGGAGCGCCTCGATCCCTCAATTGTCAATGTGTTCGTGCCGGAGGGATATTTAGCTGAAAGCACTGCTAAAATTAATGAACCAGAGGCTAAGGCTCTGGTGGATAAGTTAGTGGAACTCTGTGCTAACCCTCAATATTCTGGAAAAACTATGGGGGTAATTTCGCTCCTGGGGGAAGACCAGGCACAATTAATCGAACAAATGATTAGAGATAATCTGGATGAACGAGAAATTATTAACCGCCGGATTATTTGCGGGGATGCCTATGCCTTCCAAGGTGACGAGCGTCATGTGATATTTTTGTCTCTTGTGGCAGCGACAAACCAGAGGTTTCGGGCACTGACGCAAACAGCTGATAAACAGCGATTTAATGTAGCAGCGAGCAGGGCCAAGGATCAGGTGTGGCTCTTCCACTCCATTGATCTTAAAGATATTGGAAATTCGGAATGCATGCGTTTTCAGCTTCTTAATTACTTCCTTCAACCCCATATTTCAGCACCTAGCGCACAAGAAGTAGAATCTCTTTTCGAATCAGAATTTGAAAGAGAAGTATACAGGCTAATTAAATCCCGGGGATATGCAGTGCGCCCCCAGATAAAAGTGGGGCATCACCGGATTGACATGGTAGTTTATGGAATCAACAACCGACTCGCCGTGGAGTGTGATGGAGACAAGTGGCACGGACCCGAAAAATGGGAAGAGGATCGAGAACGACAAGGAATCTTGGAAAGGGCGGGGTGGAATTTTTGGAGAATTAGAGGCAGCATGTTCTATCGCAATCGAGAGCAGGCCTTAGAATCTCTTTGGACTAAACTCTCGGAGATGAATATTTCACCATTGTAG
- a CDS encoding type II toxin-antitoxin system RelE/ParE family toxin → MIELVWGPKFKRVLKKMVKQDPDLKEKLIDCLRLFVEEPFHPSLKTHKLGGALKGNFAFSLGYDLRVVFQFLDKNEVLLETMGTHDEVY, encoded by the coding sequence GTGATTGAACTCGTTTGGGGCCCAAAATTTAAAAGGGTTTTGAAAAAGATGGTCAAACAAGACCCTGATTTAAAAGAAAAACTTATTGATTGTTTGAGATTATTTGTTGAAGAGCCCTTTCATCCATCTTTGAAAACACATAAATTGGGAGGCGCGCTCAAAGGCAATTTTGCCTTCTCTTTAGGTTATGATCTGCGGGTAGTCTTTCAATTTCTGGATAAAAACGAAGTTCTCCTGGAAACTATGGGCACACATGATGAAGTCTATTGA
- the ispD gene encoding 2-C-methyl-D-erythritol 4-phosphate cytidylyltransferase produces the protein MRVAVIIPAAGTGRRMHQATPKQYLCLGGRPILAHTLEVFENLPEINEITVVAQTKALEFCQNQIITPFGFKKVLRLVPGGKERQDSVYNAIKALQRQDDYDLIVVHDGVRPFVTPEEVRRVIGAALEHGAAILATPANDTVKKVNHTGRIQKTLNRQDIWLAQTPQAFQAPIIWRAFVEAYGRDFYGTDEASLVEAIGIPVFAIPGSVYNIKVTTPEDLVLAEAILALRQQSRTTTRDRKDQP, from the coding sequence ATGAGAGTGGCGGTTATTATTCCGGCTGCCGGAACCGGGCGACGGATGCACCAAGCCACCCCCAAACAATATCTCTGTCTCGGGGGCAGACCCATATTGGCTCATACTCTTGAGGTCTTTGAGAACCTGCCCGAAATCAATGAGATAACCGTGGTAGCCCAAACCAAGGCCTTGGAGTTCTGCCAGAACCAAATCATCACCCCCTTCGGATTTAAAAAAGTGCTACGGCTGGTGCCTGGCGGTAAAGAGCGCCAAGACAGCGTCTACAACGCCATTAAGGCCTTACAGCGGCAGGATGACTACGATCTTATCGTAGTGCATGACGGCGTACGGCCTTTTGTCACCCCGGAGGAAGTTCGCCGGGTAATCGGTGCCGCCTTAGAGCACGGGGCAGCGATCCTAGCCACGCCGGCCAATGATACCGTGAAAAAAGTTAACCACACCGGCCGCATCCAGAAGACCCTGAACCGTCAGGATATTTGGCTTGCCCAAACCCCTCAGGCTTTTCAGGCTCCTATCATCTGGCGGGCCTTCGTTGAGGCCTACGGCCGAGATTTTTACGGTACCGACGAGGCCTCCCTGGTGGAGGCCATCGGGATACCAGTCTTCGCGATTCCCGGTTCTGTTTACAACATTAAAGTAACTACACCCGAAGACCTGGTCCTGGCAGAGGCCATCTTGGCACTCCGGCAGCAATCTCGAACTACCACCCGGGACAGAAAAGATCAGCCATGA